One Novipirellula artificiosorum DNA segment encodes these proteins:
- a CDS encoding RNA polymerase sigma factor — protein sequence MSTKWGYRAVIHQATNLGLRRQLVETLCSSTLANESETLDAARESHQTSAEEERRDRILRSAFECREELVTYARALLGNYAAAEDAVQEAMLVVVAKHDQFEEGTAVLAWCRSIVRIEVLRAKQRHQRERTLAQRVLDDAIDAAFSEFQSSRTSHERELRRDALARCIGQISDRGKRVLEARFIDELGYPQIGKRLSMSIEAVRKALFRVKKQVRECVETRLRTAQ from the coding sequence ATGTCCACGAAATGGGGATACCGCGCGGTAATTCACCAGGCAACGAACTTGGGCCTTCGTCGGCAGCTCGTTGAAACCTTGTGCTCAAGTACTCTGGCAAACGAATCAGAAACATTGGACGCAGCAAGAGAAAGTCATCAGACGTCGGCAGAAGAAGAGCGTCGCGACCGCATATTGAGGTCGGCATTCGAATGTCGGGAAGAACTCGTGACCTACGCGAGGGCGCTGCTGGGCAACTACGCGGCGGCAGAGGATGCCGTTCAGGAAGCCATGCTGGTTGTGGTTGCAAAGCACGATCAATTCGAGGAAGGAACGGCCGTTTTGGCGTGGTGCCGTTCGATCGTTCGCATTGAAGTTCTGAGAGCCAAGCAGCGGCATCAGCGTGAACGCACTTTAGCGCAAAGGGTGCTTGATGACGCGATCGACGCGGCTTTTTCCGAGTTTCAGAGCTCCCGTACGTCGCATGAACGAGAACTCAGGCGGGATGCCCTTGCGCGGTGCATCGGGCAGATCTCCGATCGCGGAAAACGCGTCCTGGAGGCGAGGTTCATTGATGAACTTGGCTATCCTCAGATTGGAAAGCGACTCTCCATGTCAATCGAAGCGGTTCGCAAGGCACTGTTTCGAGTCAAAAAACAAGTCCGTGAATGCGTCGAAACTCGATTGAGAACGGCACAATGA
- a CDS encoding DUF1501 domain-containing protein: MNRDSTRRQFLKVGALGTGLTLSQYLRLHASQTDNADKRSAIFIFMEGAPSHQDTFDLKPNAPVEVRGEFRPVKTSVAGVQICEHLPMLAERANKYAIIRGITHNVADHGLAKKYLLTGNKASQTVSYPEYGSVVSREFPSVPNLPTYVSIDESFVGPGYLGSRYSPLTAEKPRHGAPYTVRGISLEDGLTVEKYRSQKQLLDDLDVAFKGFEDLDDQVRGMDRFAEQAFDIISSPEARAAFDLSQEKPSESDRFGKHEFGQSLLLAARLIEAGVHFVTVRLRPAEFDFDTHQDNFSRLRTLLPPFDRGLAALFDRLEQRGLLSSTAIMAAGEFGRTPKINKTGGRDHWARAMCAVMAGGDVRGGQVIGATDATAAEPASVGFSPDDLAASFFNNIGISPKAEFQSNVGRPITLVRDGTPIHGLL, encoded by the coding sequence GTGAACAGAGATTCCACTAGACGTCAATTCCTCAAAGTTGGAGCGCTCGGTACGGGCCTGACACTTAGCCAGTATCTTCGCCTTCACGCTTCACAAACCGACAACGCAGACAAGCGTTCTGCGATATTCATTTTTATGGAGGGCGCTCCGTCTCACCAAGACACATTCGATCTAAAGCCAAACGCTCCAGTTGAGGTTCGTGGAGAGTTTAGGCCGGTTAAAACCAGCGTTGCCGGTGTGCAAATATGCGAGCATCTGCCGATGTTGGCCGAGCGAGCCAACAAGTACGCTATCATCCGAGGCATTACCCACAATGTGGCCGATCATGGACTCGCGAAAAAATATCTGCTCACCGGTAACAAGGCTTCTCAAACGGTCAGCTATCCCGAGTATGGCAGCGTGGTCAGTCGCGAGTTCCCGTCAGTTCCCAACCTACCGACCTACGTTTCCATCGACGAATCGTTCGTCGGTCCTGGCTACCTTGGTTCGCGTTACAGCCCGTTGACCGCTGAAAAGCCAAGGCATGGTGCTCCGTACACTGTTCGAGGTATTTCGCTTGAAGATGGACTCACCGTTGAAAAGTATCGATCGCAGAAGCAACTACTTGACGACCTCGACGTAGCGTTCAAAGGCTTTGAAGACCTGGATGACCAGGTGCGTGGTATGGATCGGTTCGCGGAGCAAGCCTTTGACATTATCAGTTCGCCAGAGGCCCGAGCCGCCTTCGATCTTTCTCAGGAAAAGCCGTCAGAAAGCGATCGATTCGGCAAGCACGAGTTTGGGCAGTCTCTGTTGCTTGCCGCGCGGCTCATTGAAGCAGGAGTCCACTTCGTCACCGTTCGGCTCCGCCCCGCCGAATTCGATTTCGACACGCATCAGGATAACTTCTCACGACTGCGGACATTATTGCCGCCCTTCGACCGTGGCCTTGCTGCGCTGTTTGATCGATTGGAGCAGCGCGGTTTGTTGTCGTCGACCGCCATTATGGCCGCAGGCGAATTCGGACGAACACCAAAGATCAACAAGACTGGGGGACGAGATCATTGGGCTCGAGCAATGTGTGCCGTGATGGCTGGCGGAGATGTCCGCGGTGGTCAAGTGATTGGAGCAACCGACGCAACCGCCGCCGAACCAGCGTCCGTTGGTTTTTCACCCGACGATCTGGCCGCGTCCTTCTTCAACAACATCGGCATATCCCCGAAGGCTGAGTTTCAATCCAACGTCGGCCGCCCCATCACGCTGGTGCGCGACGGCACTCCGATTCATGGCTTGCTCTGA
- a CDS encoding PSD1 and planctomycete cytochrome C domain-containing protein, which translates to MKRLIILLLLLASPVRADHVVPKTIRPASDRFAQRDARVVPDFQRHVVPLLGKLGCNSAKCHGSFQGQGDFRLSLFGFDFHSDHAALHADAYSEEGGRLHVGDSENSLILRKATEQTDHEGGQRFEIGSWQHHLLLRWIETGAKGAIVDGSQGDSHEDAENPGTPITEQSGDTLFRESIQPILEDHCYECHGFNSRKGNFSLNNRVSLLAGGDAGPAVVPGKPGESLLLTAVGYSDDELQMPPSGKLPEEKIEALKKWIELGAPWPDEYDFAPQATDQKLVALRCEPKEILFREPGQTQQLRIIAEWDDGTREDVTCLSRFHTNDDAIVRISTSGLATSTGEGDTHVIAFYDNGVAAIPMLRPNRGVGSPSTGEQAVISDAHPIDRFVNAKLEKLGLTPSEACTDAEFLRRVSIDLTGTLPTPGEVLAFLGDNSQDRRTRKIEELLGRPSYAAWWTNKLCDFTGCNPKSISSLLEVAREDGYVKASQWYEWILERVERNEPYDRIVAGLMLADLSGRGDSMPYFWTRQSLEEPKDTAMSVAHAFLGIQLQCAECHKHPFDQWTQADFNDFSLFFDSVTKTKRRSITDRELELGLLRSGQVRLSPGDDPRRPIMEWMQNPENPWFARAFVNRVWAGYFNRGIVDPPDQFTPANPPSHPQLLNWLAAGFVENGYDMKWLHRQITNSQTYQRSWKPGETNRNDLRNFSRTIPRRIPAEVVYDAMKQVAAAPAEQEEVRSNLRRRASGHLSMRMAGTHAMKVFGKPDRSINCDCERVNEPTLLQAIFTQNDPLLRMRLADSGWIIEIEDAEKTGESLDTSILIEQVWLRTVGRLPTEADRARATKHLSESPTLTEGVVDLLWAMMNSKEFLLNH; encoded by the coding sequence ATGAAACGCCTTATCATCCTATTGCTGTTGCTCGCCTCTCCTGTCCGAGCAGACCATGTTGTCCCAAAGACCATCCGCCCGGCGTCCGATCGGTTTGCACAGCGTGACGCGCGAGTTGTCCCCGACTTTCAAAGGCACGTGGTGCCTTTACTTGGAAAACTTGGATGCAACTCGGCGAAGTGTCATGGATCGTTTCAAGGACAAGGCGATTTTCGTTTGTCGCTGTTTGGATTCGACTTCCACTCCGATCACGCGGCACTCCATGCGGACGCCTACTCCGAAGAAGGCGGGCGACTGCACGTGGGCGATTCCGAGAACAGCCTGATTCTACGTAAAGCCACCGAGCAAACGGATCACGAGGGCGGTCAGCGATTCGAAATTGGTTCATGGCAGCATCACCTTTTGCTTCGCTGGATTGAAACAGGAGCGAAAGGTGCAATCGTTGATGGATCTCAAGGCGATTCGCATGAGGATGCGGAAAACCCCGGAACTCCGATCACCGAACAATCGGGCGACACACTCTTCAGAGAATCGATCCAGCCAATTCTTGAGGATCACTGCTACGAATGCCATGGCTTCAATTCCCGCAAAGGCAACTTCTCTTTGAACAACCGAGTGTCATTGCTTGCCGGCGGCGATGCGGGACCAGCTGTTGTCCCTGGAAAACCTGGGGAGAGTCTCTTGCTGACGGCTGTTGGGTATTCCGACGATGAACTGCAGATGCCCCCAAGTGGAAAGCTCCCGGAAGAAAAGATTGAGGCACTGAAGAAGTGGATTGAGTTGGGCGCTCCGTGGCCAGATGAGTACGACTTCGCGCCACAAGCAACCGACCAAAAACTCGTCGCCCTCCGCTGTGAACCGAAGGAGATTCTCTTCCGAGAGCCCGGGCAGACACAACAACTTCGAATCATCGCCGAGTGGGATGATGGAACGCGAGAGGATGTGACCTGCCTTTCTCGATTCCATACCAACGATGATGCCATTGTGCGTATTAGCACCAGCGGGCTGGCAACCTCCACGGGCGAAGGCGACACACACGTCATTGCATTCTACGACAATGGGGTCGCTGCAATTCCTATGCTGAGGCCTAACCGTGGCGTAGGTTCCCCTTCTACAGGTGAGCAGGCAGTCATTTCCGATGCGCATCCGATCGATCGCTTTGTGAATGCCAAGCTCGAGAAACTTGGGCTCACTCCATCGGAAGCTTGCACAGACGCCGAGTTTCTTCGTCGCGTGAGCATCGATCTGACGGGAACCCTTCCTACACCTGGCGAGGTGCTCGCATTTCTTGGCGACAATTCTCAGGACAGGCGGACGCGCAAGATCGAGGAACTGCTGGGGCGGCCAAGCTACGCGGCGTGGTGGACGAATAAACTGTGCGACTTCACCGGGTGCAATCCAAAGTCGATTAGCAGCCTGCTGGAGGTGGCACGAGAAGACGGCTATGTCAAAGCATCTCAGTGGTATGAGTGGATCTTGGAGAGGGTAGAGCGAAATGAGCCATACGATCGAATTGTAGCCGGCTTGATGCTCGCCGATCTGTCGGGACGCGGCGACAGCATGCCCTACTTCTGGACGCGACAAAGTCTGGAGGAACCGAAAGACACTGCCATGTCCGTCGCCCACGCATTCCTTGGCATTCAGTTGCAATGTGCTGAATGCCACAAACACCCATTCGATCAATGGACACAAGCTGACTTCAACGACTTTTCCCTGTTCTTCGATTCCGTAACGAAGACAAAACGTCGATCGATAACCGACAGGGAACTGGAACTTGGGCTACTTCGTAGCGGCCAGGTGAGGCTTTCGCCCGGTGATGATCCACGTCGGCCCATCATGGAATGGATGCAAAACCCGGAGAATCCGTGGTTCGCCCGGGCATTCGTGAATCGAGTTTGGGCTGGTTATTTCAATCGAGGCATCGTTGATCCGCCCGATCAATTCACACCAGCGAACCCACCTAGCCATCCGCAGCTGCTTAATTGGCTTGCCGCTGGATTCGTGGAAAATGGATACGACATGAAGTGGCTTCACCGCCAGATTACCAACAGCCAAACTTATCAGAGAAGCTGGAAACCAGGGGAAACGAACCGCAACGATCTTCGCAACTTCAGCCGGACGATCCCACGAAGGATTCCGGCCGAGGTTGTTTACGATGCGATGAAGCAAGTTGCGGCAGCTCCCGCAGAACAGGAGGAGGTGCGTTCGAACTTAAGACGCCGTGCGTCTGGCCATCTTTCTATGAGGATGGCGGGTACTCATGCCATGAAGGTTTTTGGCAAACCCGATCGGTCAATCAACTGCGATTGTGAGCGCGTGAATGAACCCACGTTGTTGCAAGCAATCTTTACTCAGAACGACCCGCTGCTTCGCATGCGTTTGGCCGACAGTGGTTGGATTATTGAGATTGAAGATGCTGAAAAGACCGGAGAAAGTTTGGACACAAGTATTCTCATTGAACAAGTATGGCTTCGGACGGTCGGACGACTGCCGACAGAAGCAGATCGCGCCCGTGCCACAAAACACCTTTCTGAATCACCAACTCTCACTGAGGGAGTTGTTGATTTGCTGTGGGCGATGATGAATTCGAAAGAGTTCTTGCTCAATCATTGA
- a CDS encoding PQQ-binding-like beta-propeller repeat protein codes for MKSYVAFVFLVVLASDGPVSDANWNQFRGPNGDGKSVANSLPVEFDESKNVRWKIAIPDSGWSSPVVWGNEVWLTTGSDEKKELRAICIDLETGKVKRDDKVFDMIERKVDPAYAFDSPHLNSPATPTSVVEEDRVYVSFGSQGIACLDRQTGENIWERRDLRIYQPVRQDSSPIVDDKNLYVAFDGTDQQFFVALDKETGDTRWKVDRNVDTDYRATLSDRGLSPKKGGKPNDNKKSFATATLIEAGGQRQLIAPAAEAIISYDPVTGKELWRTVHPGGFNVAARPIYASGLVFVFTSGLDNYLMGIRPDGTGDVTDSHIAWSTYRSTPEIPSPIVVNDLLFMVTAKGGIARCLDAKTGDEIWKKRLGGDYWASPIFADGKLYFSSKQGEITVLTATGDDPQVLASNKLTAEFIASPAVAGDSLILRSTTHLYCIADGHDRSLEQVASDVYPERREREQRTAKNTSPNEGLAALSAQLREMVKAGKLTRKDAIELYQAAAGK; via the coding sequence ATGAAGTCTTATGTAGCGTTCGTTTTCTTGGTCGTACTCGCATCGGACGGTCCTGTGTCCGATGCTAATTGGAACCAATTTCGTGGCCCAAACGGCGATGGTAAATCAGTCGCAAATAGCCTGCCAGTCGAATTCGATGAATCGAAGAACGTTCGGTGGAAGATTGCGATTCCCGACTCAGGCTGGTCATCGCCGGTCGTTTGGGGGAACGAAGTTTGGTTGACGACCGGGAGCGACGAGAAGAAAGAACTCCGGGCGATTTGCATTGACCTGGAAACTGGAAAAGTGAAGCGGGACGATAAAGTGTTCGACATGATCGAGCGCAAAGTTGACCCAGCGTACGCCTTCGACTCTCCACATCTGAACAGTCCCGCAACACCGACGTCGGTTGTGGAGGAGGATCGAGTCTACGTGAGCTTCGGCTCGCAAGGGATCGCATGCCTGGACCGTCAAACGGGCGAGAACATCTGGGAGCGCCGAGACCTGCGAATCTACCAACCGGTTCGGCAAGACTCTTCGCCCATCGTGGATGACAAGAACCTGTATGTGGCGTTCGACGGCACGGACCAACAGTTCTTTGTGGCACTCGACAAAGAAACCGGCGACACGCGTTGGAAGGTCGATCGCAACGTTGACACCGATTATCGCGCAACGCTTTCTGACCGTGGGCTGTCCCCAAAGAAGGGCGGCAAGCCGAACGACAACAAGAAATCGTTTGCGACGGCCACGTTGATTGAAGCCGGAGGTCAACGTCAACTCATTGCACCTGCAGCCGAGGCGATCATTTCCTACGATCCAGTGACAGGCAAAGAGCTCTGGCGAACGGTGCATCCTGGCGGCTTCAATGTGGCTGCACGCCCGATTTATGCAAGCGGCTTGGTTTTCGTATTCACCAGTGGTTTGGATAACTACCTGATGGGGATTCGACCAGACGGAACTGGTGATGTAACGGATTCGCACATTGCTTGGTCCACTTACAGAAGCACGCCGGAAATCCCCTCGCCCATTGTCGTGAACGACTTGTTGTTCATGGTAACTGCCAAGGGTGGCATCGCTCGCTGCCTTGACGCGAAGACGGGTGATGAGATTTGGAAGAAGCGGCTTGGCGGCGATTATTGGGCATCGCCGATTTTCGCGGATGGAAAGCTCTACTTCAGTAGCAAGCAAGGTGAAATCACAGTGCTCACGGCGACCGGGGACGACCCCCAAGTGCTAGCATCGAACAAGCTGACTGCAGAGTTCATTGCTTCGCCTGCCGTTGCCGGCGACTCGCTGATTCTGAGGTCAACAACGCATTTGTACTGCATTGCTGACGGACATGACCGAAGTCTGGAGCAGGTCGCTTCTGACGTCTATCCGGAACGACGCGAAAGGGAACAACGCACGGCGAAGAACACCTCGCCAAACGAAGGCCTTGCGGCGCTCAGTGCTCAGCTAAGGGAAATGGTCAAAGCCGGAAAACTAACGCGTAAGGATGCGATCGAGCTGTATCAAGCTGCCGCTGGCAAGTGA
- a CDS encoding FecR family protein, with amino-acid sequence MHSNELIRRYVLGIASNEEVHELDRRLLNDEELQDEFLLQAELDAHLRQEAQLGSVDSGQLAPSTTHIATTTNSKVDSKRLQTTNRVLLTVAVVALIAVFGQVFLIRDSRNEIITVTSVSGPIAWTGDGGRVTNELAVGENFPGGTMELLAPDSFVEFAFEDQSTVSLAGLSAVTISTEQSDTPSKRQKELHLRHGRLSASVRKQPSGRPLLVHTPSAELTVLGTQFDVDAVSDSTRLTVNQGRVRLKRLPDGKEVEVPAQQSVLASLENQNGLSPRKRNSPVTDWQSDLREDVVKGKWISRLWGLGAKLKMAVANGEMTKDSAIKAYKNAAHFDDSTGSVWTVPFPFGALIVLSPLRSMEQPVLLNANTKVIVRGRSHAQVAVEIGLSVGHPDGGFAGKYSTLIPVSQLAGGEDFELGLPISKFRNETNSDSSLIGSELTGLWFVAEASAAKFEITGVELTDTPEKDKP; translated from the coding sequence ATGCATTCCAACGAATTGATCCGTCGCTACGTGCTTGGAATTGCATCTAACGAAGAGGTGCATGAGCTTGATCGTCGCCTGCTAAATGATGAAGAACTCCAAGACGAATTTCTTCTTCAGGCAGAACTTGATGCTCATCTGCGTCAGGAAGCCCAGTTGGGCTCGGTAGATAGCGGTCAGCTGGCACCTTCAACTACTCATATCGCGACAACCACAAACTCGAAAGTAGACTCAAAGCGACTTCAGACGACGAATCGGGTCTTATTAACGGTTGCCGTTGTCGCACTGATTGCGGTTTTCGGCCAGGTATTTCTGATTCGCGATTCCCGCAATGAGATCATTACGGTTACTTCCGTAAGCGGGCCGATTGCATGGACGGGTGACGGGGGGCGAGTCACCAACGAACTCGCTGTCGGCGAGAATTTCCCCGGCGGGACAATGGAACTGCTGGCCCCTGATTCTTTCGTTGAGTTTGCTTTTGAAGATCAATCGACAGTTTCTCTGGCGGGTCTGTCGGCGGTCACGATCTCGACTGAACAGTCGGATACACCATCGAAACGACAAAAGGAATTGCATCTAAGGCATGGCCGCCTTTCCGCAAGTGTGCGGAAACAGCCTTCCGGCCGCCCTTTGCTGGTGCATACACCGTCTGCTGAACTGACAGTTCTGGGTACGCAGTTCGACGTTGATGCTGTTTCGGATTCGACCCGGCTGACCGTCAATCAGGGGCGTGTTCGACTTAAACGCTTACCAGATGGGAAAGAGGTTGAAGTGCCAGCCCAGCAGTCCGTGTTGGCATCGCTGGAAAATCAAAATGGATTGTCGCCTCGCAAACGAAATTCCCCGGTGACCGATTGGCAGAGTGACCTGCGTGAAGATGTCGTCAAGGGCAAATGGATTTCTCGTCTTTGGGGCCTAGGAGCGAAGCTAAAAATGGCAGTTGCCAACGGTGAAATGACGAAGGATTCCGCGATCAAAGCCTACAAAAACGCAGCGCACTTTGACGACTCGACAGGAAGTGTTTGGACCGTGCCGTTCCCGTTCGGCGCACTCATCGTGCTCTCGCCGTTGCGGTCGATGGAGCAGCCGGTTTTGTTAAACGCAAACACTAAGGTCATTGTCCGTGGACGATCTCACGCGCAGGTTGCCGTTGAGATCGGATTAAGCGTTGGCCATCCGGATGGCGGCTTTGCAGGTAAGTACAGCACGCTCATTCCAGTCAGTCAACTTGCCGGTGGTGAGGACTTCGAGTTGGGACTTCCGATTAGCAAGTTCCGTAATGAAACGAATTCGGACAGTTCGTTAATTGGTAGCGAGCTGACCGGCTTGTGGTTTGTTGCGGAAGCCTCGGCGGCCAAGTTCGAGATCACCGGTGTTGAATTGACAGACACCCCCGAAAAGGACAAGCCATGA
- a CDS encoding sigma-70 family RNA polymerase sigma factor: MDDQGPKFELSEPDFLALLVKAEPALRAYARSLVPDWDLVDESIQEASVTMWQKRDQLESADGFVPWARVILRFKCLRQLEKLRVRRLLLSDELLEKLAERGESRGVDELTARGRALHACLDQFSSEHRELLLAPHSSTHTVVDLAERRKKSPNALYKLLARLREQLTDCVRMRISAEAK, encoded by the coding sequence ATGGACGATCAAGGACCGAAATTCGAACTCAGTGAGCCCGACTTTTTGGCGTTACTGGTAAAGGCAGAGCCCGCTCTCCGGGCGTATGCGCGCAGCCTCGTTCCCGATTGGGATTTGGTAGACGAGTCGATACAGGAAGCCAGCGTCACGATGTGGCAGAAACGAGATCAACTGGAAAGTGCGGATGGATTCGTTCCCTGGGCCCGGGTCATTCTTCGCTTCAAGTGCCTTCGCCAATTGGAGAAGCTCCGAGTGCGGCGCCTGCTGTTGAGTGACGAATTGCTGGAAAAGCTTGCGGAGCGAGGTGAGAGTCGTGGCGTGGACGAGTTGACAGCCCGCGGGCGAGCACTCCATGCATGCCTGGATCAGTTTTCTTCAGAACATCGTGAGTTGCTGCTCGCACCACATAGCTCGACCCACACGGTTGTTGACCTCGCTGAACGCCGAAAGAAGTCGCCAAATGCTCTGTACAAGCTACTTGCTCGACTCCGTGAGCAGCTTACTGATTGTGTTCGCATGAGAATTTCAGCGGAGGCGAAGTAA
- a CDS encoding Kelch repeat-containing protein encodes MNKMRGKNRLSITAILIVQVTLGLCFAGSVLAQDQWRQLHDMPVGKWEAGTVVLDDKQYFFGGYTRGVKSSKRCDVYDPSDNSWTQIQNLPSAITHMNMVLDGRTVWFAGGFKDGYKGHTIAEVWSYDIDKDRYTAAPLLPETRGGGGLARVDRKLHYMGGVKADRDTDAEDHWVLDLDQWAMGSAQWETAAPLPAPRNQFSTVTFAGKIYVIGGQFHHDSRQIDQARVDIYDPKTDSWSRGPQLPKGHSHSEGGTFVSGGRIYMVGGHTTPDGGRKQIDADILALTPGDEWEVVGKLPMPLSSPAAAIIGGKLYVAGGSPNGRSVQGKMWVWDAPLSPERERK; translated from the coding sequence ATGAACAAGATGCGTGGTAAAAACCGCTTATCGATCACAGCAATCCTGATAGTCCAAGTAACGCTTGGTTTATGTTTCGCGGGAAGCGTCCTTGCCCAGGACCAGTGGCGACAGCTTCACGACATGCCGGTGGGAAAGTGGGAGGCCGGGACGGTCGTCCTTGACGACAAACAGTACTTCTTTGGCGGCTATACCAGGGGAGTGAAGTCGAGCAAGCGATGCGACGTATACGATCCGAGCGATAACAGCTGGACGCAGATCCAGAATCTACCTAGCGCGATCACTCACATGAACATGGTGCTTGACGGCCGAACCGTGTGGTTCGCTGGTGGTTTCAAGGATGGCTACAAAGGGCATACGATTGCCGAAGTATGGAGCTACGACATCGACAAGGATCGCTATACGGCGGCCCCGCTACTGCCGGAGACGCGAGGAGGCGGCGGACTTGCACGCGTGGATCGCAAGCTGCACTACATGGGAGGCGTCAAAGCTGACCGAGACACCGATGCTGAAGATCATTGGGTGCTCGACCTCGATCAATGGGCCATGGGTTCGGCCCAATGGGAAACCGCTGCTCCACTTCCCGCGCCCCGCAATCAGTTTTCGACGGTCACATTCGCTGGAAAGATCTATGTGATCGGCGGCCAGTTTCATCACGACAGCAGACAAATCGACCAGGCGCGTGTCGACATCTACGATCCGAAGACCGACTCCTGGAGTCGCGGGCCGCAACTTCCCAAAGGGCATTCCCATTCCGAAGGAGGAACGTTCGTCAGCGGTGGTCGCATTTACATGGTCGGCGGCCACACCACACCTGACGGCGGCAGAAAACAGATCGACGCGGACATCCTGGCACTCACTCCTGGCGATGAGTGGGAGGTGGTCGGAAAGTTGCCCATGCCTCTTTCGTCCCCTGCTGCTGCCATCATCGGCGGGAAGCTCTACGTCGCCGGCGGCTCCCCAAACGGGAGAAGTGTGCAGGGCAAAATGTGGGTGTGGGACGCGCCGTTATCCCCGGAAAGAGAGAGGAAATGA
- a CDS encoding sulfatase-like hydrolase/transferase: MKNVGTFAGVAVALLAITPVVAADPPQSTAQSSFTKADKNGDGKLGPDEVKNQTLFKRMDTDFDGFVSQKEAQAHAKRRGTRAGAAVAAGEEVSNIPVFPANADGEAAKRELLSTIADVTSGPKRPPNIVLLFSDDLGYGDISLYGSEEIPTPNIDALGKQGVRFSNAYVTAASCSPSRAGLMSGRYQQRFGFEFNTAGGAITHRLHRGLDPSVVTLTDVLKQAGYVTGMFGKWHLGTQPQFHPQARGFDEFYGFLAGAHSFFPAKAPQPFHSTIMRDKSPLIEPEYLTDAIARETVRFIDANQDKPFFAYVPFNAVHTPIEATKKYQDRFPDESDQTQRDYYAMTSALDDAVGSIVAAIDKHGLSENTLVIFVNDNGGPIYTGVQSNGPLKLGKLFLFEGGIRVPMVIKLPGRFEPNTVYDQPTSTLDLFPTICAAAGIKVPAGINLDGVDLTPFINRQSTGTPHETLFWSNGPNIAVRQGKWKLVKSYDNTWLFDLAADIGESKNLADSRPEIVEQLEQAYQDWRSGMSKPAWPSKPNRRKVEVDGLVYEMNI; this comes from the coding sequence ATGAAGAACGTTGGCACATTCGCCGGCGTGGCGGTCGCATTGCTTGCGATCACCCCAGTCGTGGCGGCGGATCCCCCGCAAAGCACTGCGCAATCCTCGTTTACGAAGGCCGACAAGAACGGTGATGGAAAACTTGGACCCGATGAAGTCAAAAACCAAACGCTGTTCAAACGAATGGACACCGATTTCGATGGCTTTGTCTCTCAAAAGGAGGCCCAGGCGCACGCCAAACGGCGTGGCACACGCGCGGGCGCAGCAGTGGCAGCAGGCGAGGAGGTATCCAACATACCCGTCTTTCCAGCCAACGCTGACGGCGAGGCTGCGAAACGAGAACTGCTTTCAACCATCGCCGACGTCACTTCCGGGCCAAAGCGTCCGCCAAATATCGTGTTGCTGTTCTCGGACGATCTTGGGTACGGGGACATTTCGTTGTATGGATCAGAAGAGATTCCCACGCCGAACATCGACGCACTTGGTAAACAGGGCGTTCGTTTCTCTAACGCCTATGTGACTGCGGCATCGTGCAGCCCGTCTCGTGCTGGGTTGATGTCGGGCCGATACCAACAACGATTTGGTTTTGAATTCAATACTGCCGGCGGCGCGATCACGCATCGCTTGCATCGTGGGCTCGATCCATCAGTCGTCACATTGACTGATGTTTTGAAACAGGCCGGCTATGTCACGGGGATGTTTGGCAAATGGCATTTGGGCACACAGCCTCAGTTTCACCCGCAGGCCCGGGGTTTTGACGAGTTTTACGGTTTCCTGGCCGGTGCCCATTCCTTTTTCCCCGCCAAGGCTCCACAGCCGTTTCACAGCACGATCATGCGAGACAAATCGCCGCTGATCGAACCAGAATACCTGACCGACGCAATTGCCAGGGAAACGGTCAGGTTCATCGACGCGAATCAAGACAAACCCTTTTTTGCTTACGTCCCGTTTAACGCGGTTCATACACCGATCGAAGCGACAAAGAAATACCAGGATCGGTTTCCGGACGAATCGGATCAGACTCAACGCGATTACTACGCGATGACCAGTGCCCTCGATGATGCCGTGGGCTCGATTGTTGCTGCGATCGACAAACATGGCCTTTCTGAAAACACGCTCGTGATTTTCGTCAATGACAATGGCGGGCCGATCTACACCGGCGTGCAAAGCAATGGCCCACTCAAACTTGGAAAACTGTTTTTGTTTGAAGGTGGAATTCGAGTTCCAATGGTAATCAAACTGCCAGGAAGATTTGAACCGAACACCGTCTACGATCAACCAACAAGCACTCTGGATTTATTTCCCACGATCTGTGCAGCAGCGGGAATCAAAGTTCCCGCGGGCATCAACCTTGACGGTGTTGATTTGACGCCCTTCATAAATAGGCAGTCCACGGGGACGCCGCATGAGACCCTGTTTTGGAGTAACGGGCCCAACATTGCGGTCCGGCAAGGCAAATGGAAACTCGTCAAGTCCTATGACAACACTTGGTTGTTTGACTTGGCGGCCGACATTGGCGAATCCAAAAATCTGGCCGATTCAAGACCCGAGATCGTCGAGCAACTCGAACAAGCCTATCAAGACTGGCGATCTGGAATGTCAAAACCGGCTTGGCCCAGCAAACCGAACCGTCGCAAAGTTGAAGTCGATGGCTTGGTCTATGAGATGAATATCTGA